The region CCGGTTCCGGGGCGGCGGGGGCCGCGGGGGCGGCAGCGGCGCCGGCACCGCCGATGACGGCGATCCGGGCGCCGATCTCCACGGTCTCGTCCTCCTGGACGAGGATCTGCGTGAGCACGCCGGCCACCGGGGAGGGGATCTCGGTGTCCACCTTGTCGGTGGAGACCTCGAGGAGCGGCTCGTCCACCTCGACGGTGTCGCCGACGCTCTTGAGCCACTGGGTGACGGTCCCCTCGGTGACGCTCTCACCCAGGGCGGGCATGGTCACCGGGGTCTCAGGGCCCTCCGCGGCGGGGGCGGCGGGCTCCGGGGCCTCGGCGGCCGACCGCGCCTGCTCCTGCCGGGGCTCGGGCTCCGGCTCCGGGGCCGGCTCGGGCTCCGGGGCGGCGGCCGGCTCCGGACGCGCCTCCTCGGCGGCCGGGGCGGCCGGCGCGGCGGAGTCCTCGCCCGCTTCGCCGATGACGGCGATCTCCGCGCCGATCTCCACGGTCTCGTCCTCCTGGACGAGGATCTGCGTGAGCACGCCCGCTACCGGGGAGGGGATCTCGGTGTCCACCTTGTCGGTGGAGACCTCAAGGAGCGGCTCGTCTACCTCGACGGTGTCGCCCACGTTCTTCAGCCACTGGGTCACAGTCCCCTCGGTGACGCTCTCACCCAGGGCGGGCATGGAAACGGATGTCGGCATGGGTTCCTCGTTGGATATGGGCGCGGTGTCCTGCCCGATCCCGGTGATGGGCAGCGCGGATGTACGGCGGCGGGGGCGGGCCCGCCGGGCCCGCCCCCGGTGCGGTCAGTCGTGGACGTGGAGCGGCTTGCCCGCCAGCGCGAGGTGCGCCTCGCCCAGCGCCTCCGACTGGCTCGGGTGCGGGTGGATGAGCTGGGCCACCTCGGAGGGCAGCGCCTCCCAGTTGTAGATGAGCTGGCCCTCGGCGATCAGCTCGCCGACGCGGCTGCCCACCATGTGGACGCCCAGCACGGGACCGTCCTTCTCGGCGATGACCTTGACGGCGCCCTGGGTCTGGAGGATCTGGCTCTTGCCGTTGCCCGCCAGGTTGTAGTTCATCTCGACGACCTCAAGGCCGCGCTCCTTGGCGGCCTTGGTGGTCAGGCCGACCGAGGCGACCTCGGGCTCGCAGTAGGTGACGCGGGGGACGCCGTCGTAGTCGATCGGGGCCGGGTTGAGGCCCGCGAGGTGCTCGGCGACGAAGATGCCCTCGGCGAAGCCGACGTGGGCCAGCTGCAGGGTCGGGATGAGGTCGCCGACGGCGTAGATGTTCCCGACGCCGGTGTGCAGGTTCTCGTCCACGGTGACGAAGCCGCGGTCCAGGGAGATGCCCTGCTCCTCGTAGCCCAGGCCGGCGGAGACGGGGCCGCGGCCGATGGCGACCAGCAGCACCTCAGCCTCCAGGGTCTTGCCGCCCTGGAGGGTGACGGTGACCCCGGAGTCGGTGGTCTTGACCGACTCGAAGGGGGTGCCCAGCTCGTACTTGATGCCGCGCTTGCGGAAGGCGCGCTCCAGCAGCTTGGAGCTGGACTCCTCCTCGACCGGCACCAGGTGCGGCAGGGCCTCGACGATGGTGACCTCGGCGCCGTAGGAGCGCCACACGCTGGCGAACTCCACGCCGATGACACCGCCGCCCAGGACCACCACGGAGCCGGGGACGCGGTCCAGGCCCAGGGCCTGGTCGCTGGTCATGACCTTCTCGCCGTCGATCTCCAGGCCCAGGGTCTTGGGCTGGGAGCCGGTGGCCAGCAGGACGGCCCTGCCCTTGTAGACGGCGTCGCCGACGGTGACCTCGTCCTTGCCGGTGAGGCGGCCCTCGCCCTCGACGACGGTGATCTTGCGGGACTTGATCAGACCGGTGAGGCCCTTGTGCAGGCCGTTGATCACCTTGTCCTTGTACTTGTGCACGGCCTCGATGTCGATGCCCTCGAAGGTGGCCTTGACACCGAAGTTCTCGCTCTCCTTGGCGGAGTCGGCGACCTCGGCCGAGTGCAGGAGGGCCTTGGTGGGGATGCAGCCGCGGTGCAGGCAGGTGCCCCCGAGCTTGTCCTTCTCGATCAGCACGACGTTCATGTCGAGCTCCGCGGCGCGCAGTGCCGCCGCGTATCCGCCGCTGCCGCCGCCAAGGACGACGAGGTCGAAGGTGCCGCCGCTCTCACTCACGGGAACGAACTCCTTGTTGTGGTGGCTGGTGATTGCCGGTGGTTTCCGCGGCTCGGGGGGAGGGGACCGCGGTCGGGGCGGTCGGCGCGGGCTCAGGGAGCGCCGGCCGCCCCGGGGTCGGGCTATTCGGCGTAGGACTCCGCGATGCGGACCAGGGTCCGGGTGCCGGAGCCGGTACCGCCCTTGGGCGTGTACCCGTGCGGGCCGCCCTGGTTGAAGGAGGGGCCGGCGATGTCGAGGTGCGCCCACTTGACGCCCTCGCCGATGAACTCCTTGAGGAAGACGCCGGCGGACAGCATGCCGCCCCAGCGCTCGCCCGCCACGTTGGCGATGTCGGCGACCGCGGAGTCCAGCCCCGCGCGCAGCTCGGCGGGCAGGGGCATCGGCCAGGCGGCCTCGCCCTCGGCGCCGGCCGCCGCGACGACCTGCTCGCGCACCTCGTCGTCGTTGGCCATGACCGCGAACACGCGGGTGCCGAGCGCGACCAGCTGGGCGCCGGTCAGCGTGGCGATGTCGACGACCAGGTCGGGGCCGTCCTCCTGGGCGCGGACCAGGGCGTCCGCCATGACCAGGCGGCCCTCGGCGTCGGTGTTGAGGACCTCGACGGTCTTGCCGCCGTAGATGGTCAGCACGTCGGAGGGGCGCTGGGCGGTGCCGCTGGGCATGTTCTCGGCGACGGCCAGGTAGCCGACGACGTTGACCTTCAGGCCCAGGGCGGAGACGGCCCGCAGGGCGGCGAGCACGGAGGCGGCGCCGGCCATGTCGGACTTCATCCAGTCCATGGCGGTGGCGGGCTTGAGGGACAGGCCGCCGGAGTCGAAGGTGATGCCCTTGCCGATGAAGGCGACCGTGCGGGTGGCCTCCGGGTGGGTGTGGGCCAGGCGGACCAGGCGCGGCGGGTTGGCCGAGCCCTGGCCGACGCCGGTCAGGCCGCCGTAGCCGCCCTCGGCGAGGGCCTGCTCGTCGAGCACCTCGATGTCCAGGCCGGCCTGCGCGGCGATCTCCTGGGCGGTCGCGGCCAGGTCCTCGGGGACCAGGTCGGAGGGGGCGGTGTTGACCAGGTCGCGGGTCAGCTCGACCGCGTCGGCCAGGACGGCGGCGCGCTCGACCGCGGCCTGCGCGCCCTCGGCGCCGCTCGCCAGCAGCAGCGCGGGGGCGGCCTTCTTCCCGGCCTTCTCGCCGGTGCGGTAGCGGTCGAAGGAGTAGGCGCCCAGCCGGGCGCCCAGGGCGACGGCCCCGGCCTCTTCGGCGGTGCCGGCCGGCAGGGCCAGCGCCACGCGGCCCGCGCCCTCGGGGCGGGCGGCCAGGGCGCGCAGCGCGGCGCCGCGGCGCGGGCGAGGGTGTCGGCGTCGACCGGGCCGTCGGCGGGCCTGTCACCGAGGCCGACGGCGACGATCACCGGGGCGGCGACGGCCCCGAGGGAGGGAAGGGTGTGCACCTCCTCTGCGGCGCCGCTCGCTCCCAGGAGCGACAGGGTCTGGGCGAGGCCGCCGGAGAAGGCGGCGTCGACGTCATGAGCGCCCGACGCGGGCTCCGGGGCGTCGCCCCCGGAGTGGTAACCGACGACGAGGGCGTCGGCGTCGAGCGAACTGGGGGACTCCGTGTGTACTGACAACGTCGTGCTCACACCCACGATGCTAGTCGCCCCGTGCTCCGGTCGGTGACGTGGCGCTCCGGCCCCTGAGGGGGCGCTGCGCGGGGGAGCGGAGGGCGGGGCCGGTCGGGGGTCGGCCCCGGGCCGACCGGCCGGGGAGGGCGTCCCTGGCCGCCGGTGGGGGCCGTCACAGCCGGGCGGCGGGCGGGCGGCGCGTTCCCCGGCGTGGTGGGCGGTGAAACGTGGTGTGAAAAAATGTGATGATGGCTACATCGGGTGCGCGTTGATATTACCGATCGGTAGAAAACGCCTGGTGGCCGCGCGGTCCCGGGTTCACAGCCACGCGGCCGCGCCGGTGAGCACCACCAGGGCCACCGTGGCCGCCGTCTCCGCCAGCGCCCCCAGCACGTCCCCGGTCACGCCGCCCAGCCGGCGCACCGCCCGCCGCCTCAGCAGGGCCGCCCCCGCCAGTCCCGCGACGAATGCCACGGCGCAGGCCGCCGCGAACGCCGGTCCCCGGACCAGCCCCAGCGCGCACACCGCGAGCGCGCACGCGGTCGCCGCCGCCGCGCCCGCCACCGGCACCGTCCCGGCCACCAGCGCGCCCAGCCCCTCCGGACGCGCCGCGGGCACCCCCGGCGTGCACGCCCACGTGATCGCCGTCCGGCCCGCGGCCCCCGCCGCCACCGCCCCGGCCAGCGCCGCCCACGGGGACACCTCCGCCAGCCGGCCCAGCGCCAGCACCTGCGCGCCCAGCACGACGATCAGGGTGATCACACCGAACGGGCCGATGTCGGAGCGGCGCATCACCTCCAGCGCGCCCGCGGCCGGCCGGGCGCTGCCCAGCCCGTCGGCCAGGTCCGCCAGCCCGTCCAGGTGCAGCCCCCGGGTGAACAGCGCCCCGGCGCCCACACCGAGCAGCGCCGCCAGTGCCGGGGGCAGCCCCGCCGCCGTCCCGGCCGCGGCCAGCGCCCCGGTCAGGGCGCCCGCCGCCGCCCCCAGCGCGGGGGCCCACAGCATCGCCCACCGGGCGGCCGCCCGGTCCACCCGCTCCACCCGGACCGGGACCACGGTGAACGTCCCCACCGCCAGACGCGCGCCCGCGCCGGCGGTACCGCTCACGGAAGCTCCAGCACGCGTCCGGCCGTGACCAGGACGACCTCCTCGGACTCGGCCGCCACCCACTGGTTCAGCCGCCCCAGGTGGTCGCGGAACAGCCGCCCCGACCGGGTCGCGGGCACCACGCCCGAGCCCACCTCGTTGGTCACCGCCACCGCGTAGGCCTGGGTGGCCCGCCACGCCTCCAGCAGGTCGTGCACCTCGGCCTCGACCCGCTCCTCGGCGTCCGGCGCCGGCTCCTCGTCCCACAGCCCGTGCTCGTCCATGACCGCCGTCAGCCAGGTGCCCAGGCAGTCGATGAGCACCGCGCCCCGCGCCCGCTTGAGCAGCGACGGCAGGTCGCGGGTCTCCTCGGTCTCCCACCACCACGGCCGGCGGGCGGTGTGCCGGGCCACCCGTTCGGCCCACTCCGGGTCGCGCGCGGGGTCGGCGGGCTCGCCGGTGGCCACATAGGACACCTTCGGCTCGGTGAGAAGCCGCAGCTCGGCCTCGACCGACTTGCCCGAGCGGGCGCCGCCGGTGATGAGCACCCGGTGCGGGCCGTGCGGTCGCGACTGCGGCCAGACCGCCGGCGGGCACGACATGACGTGGCCGTCGCCGGGGGCGAACGCGCCCCACAGCCGGGCCCGGCGGGCGAACTCCGCGGGGGAGCGGACCCGGTGGTCGCCGCCGACCGCGACCACGGCCGTGGTCACACCGATCACCCCGCTACGCCGCAGCTCACCGATGGTCTCCGGACGCTGGGCGGCGTCCACGATGACCATGTCCACCTGCTGGGGCGGCGCCGACGCGAACCCCGAACCGGGCGGGACCGCCTCCACCGGGGGCACCGCGGGCAGTGTCGCGGGCCCGGAGCGGGCGTAGAGCAGCCGCCCGCCGCCGGGGCTCGCCACCAGGATGCCGTCGGGGGTGGGCGTCACCGAGTAGTCCGGGGGCACCGGGCCCACCGCGCCGCTCTCGCGGAGCCGGAACCGGTCGTCGACGGTCACGCGCAGCGGCAGCCGGCGGTCGGCCTGGGCCTGGTTGCACGAGGCGCAGGTGCACTGCGGGGCGGGCCATCCGGCGTGGCCGGCCGTCCCCGGGAATCGGATTCGCACCTGAAGAAGTAAACCGCATGCTCCACCAAGCCTTGGTTAAGCTCGGGACTGGATCGCGGTGACCCGTAGACCGCGACCTATCGGGACGAAAGGGCGGTCGACGATGGCGTGGACCTGGCGGTACCGCGAGGCCGACGGGGCGGACCCGCTGGCAGGTGACCTCCCCGCGGAGTCGTTCACCTCGCGCGGCGACGCGGAGAGCTGGCTCGGCGAGAACTGGGGCGAGCTCACCGAGGGCGGAGTGGACCGGGTCGTCCTGCTGGAGGACGGCAGGGAGGTCTACACGATGTCCCTGGAACCCGCCGAATGACCGACGGGCCCCGGCCCCTTCCGGGGGCCGGGGCCCTGTTCTCCCCGGGCCCTCCCGCGCCGGCGGGGTCCGCGGGCGCCGGAGGGCGCCGGGCGCGGACCGCGGCGGAGCGAGGGTCCGGGAACACCGCTTAGGCGCGGATGTCCTCCGGGCTGCGGGTGAGCGCCGGGTCGCGGTCGACGCTGTCGCCGAGGATCTCGTCGATCCGGGCCAGCAGCTCCGCGTCCAGCTTCACGCCGGCCGCCTGGACGTTGTCCCGCACCTGCTCGGGCCGGGTGGCGCCGACGATGGCGGTGGAGACGTTGTCGTTCTGCAGGACCCAGGCCACGGCCAGCTGGGGCAGGGTCAGACCCGCCTCGGCGGCCAGCGGGGCCAGCTTCTGCACCCGCTCCAGCAGCTCCTGGTCGCCGACCCGGTCGGCGATGAAGTGCTTGCTGTTGGGGTCGGTGGCCCGGGTGTTCTCCGGCAGCGGCGCGCCCGGCTTGTACTTGCCGGTGAGGATGCCGCCCGCGATGGGCGACCAGACGACCTGGCCCAGCCCCTCGCGGCGGGACACCGGGACGACCTCGGACTCGATGACCCGCCACAACATGTTGTACTGCGGCTGGTTGGAGACGATGCGGTCGAACCCGGACTCGTCGGCGATCTTCAGGGCCCGCTCGATCTGCTCGGCGTTCCACTCCGAGACGCCCACGTACAGGACCTTGCCCTGGCGGACCAGGTCCTCGAAGGCCCGCAGGGTCTCCTCCAGCGGGGCCCCGTGGTCGAACCGGTGGGCCTGGTACAGGTCCAGGTAGTCGGTGCCCAGGCGGCGCAGGGTGTCCTCCACGCCGCGGATGATGTGCTTGCGCGACAGGCCCCGGTCGTTCTTGCCCGGGCCCATCGGCCAGTAGACCTTGGAGAAGATCTCCAGGCCGTCGCGGCGCTCGCCCTTGAGCGCCCGGCCGAGGACCTCCTCGGCCTTGCCGCGGGCGTAGACGTCCGCGGTGTCGAACGTGGTGATGCCGGCGTCCAGGGCGGCGCGGACGCAGGCGACGGCCGCGTCCTCCTCGACCTGGGAGCCGTGGGTGATCCAGTTGCCGTAGGCGATCTCGCTGACGGCGAGACCGCTCTTGCCGAGATGGCGGAATTCCATGGCGGGCACTCTAGCCGGGTACCGGGTCCTTCCGCGAGGGCGGCCCCGGCGGCCGTGGGAACGCTCCCACCGGCCTCCGCGGAGAACTCGGGGAAAGATCGGGGAAGCCCCGGGGCGGTCCCGGGGAAAGACGGGGGAGAAGGTCGGGGGCCGGTGCGCGCACGCGCACCGGCCCCGGGTGTCCGTGGGGGGCGCGGGCCCCGTCCCGGGTCCGCGCTAGTGCGGGACCGGGACCTCGCCGACCTTGACCTTCGGCTTGGGCAGCCGCAGCCGGCGGAACTGGATCTGGCGCATGACCGCGTACCAGCCGATGCCTCGCAGCATGTCGTCGTCCGGGTAGTGCTCGGCGGCCTCCCGCTTGACCCGGCGCGAGGTGAAGACGCCCTCGATGATGAGCGACACCATCATCAGCGGCCAGGCCACGTACGCCACACCGACCTGGAAGATCGGGCTGGGCACCATGATCAGCAGGATGATGACGATCGACAGCGGCAGGAAGAACTCGCTGAGCGTGCGGCGGGAGTCCACCAGGTCACGGGCGTAGCGGCGGGCCGGGCCCAGGTCGGCGGGACGGTAGAACCGGGCCTCGTCGGCGGGAACGCCCTTGAGGCCGCCGGAACTCACCTTGCTGACGCCTCGTTTACGTTCGGAGCGGGCGCGGTGGATCTCGTAGGCCTCCTTGCGGGTCTCCGGAGCCTTGACCAGCTTGCGCGGGTTCGACTCGGATTCCTTGCGCTTGGGGGTGGGCACACCCTTCTTAGGGGTATATCCCTTAGGTTGGGTGGCCTCAGAGGCCTCGGGGCTGGCGGATTCGGTGGTCTTCGAATCCGTGTCTGCGGAAGCGGAGCGACGTCGGAACACACCCTCAGGGTAGCCGGTCACAGCTTTATGGCGACCGCGGGTCAGACCGCGTAGGGTTGGGCGAAGCGCCCGCTGGGAACAGCCGATGTACGCACCGAGAAGGGGACGGCCACGCCGATGAGCGTGTTTCAGCGACTTTCCATGATCTTCAAGTCCAAGGCCAACAAGGCCCTGGACTCGGTCGAGGATCCCAGGGAGACCCTCGACTACTCGTACCAGAAGCAGCTCGAACTGCTGCAGAAGGTCCGGCGCGGCGTGGCCGATGTCGCGACCTCCCGCAAGCGGGTCGAGCTCCAGATCCAGCAGCTCGAGCAGCAGTCCTCCAAGCTGGAGAACCAGGGCCGGGCGGCCCTGACCCAGGGCCGGGAGGACCTCGCCCGCGAGGCCCTGACCCGCCGCTCCGGTCTCGCCCAGCAGATCGACGGCCTGCGCGAGCAGCACGCCAACCTCCAGGGCGAGGAGCAGAAGCTCACCCTGGCGGCCCAGCGCCTCCAGGCCAAGGTGGACGCCTTCCGTACCCGCAAGGAGACGATCAAGGCGACCTACACCGCGGCCCAGGCCCAGACGCAGATCAGCGAGGCCTTCACCGGCATCTCCGAGGAGATGGGCGACGTCGGCCTGGCGATCCAGCGCGCCGAGGACAAGACCGCCCAGATGCAGGCCCGGGCCGGGGCCGTCGACGAGCTGCTCGCCTCCGGCGCGCTCGACGACGTCACCGGGTCCGGCCCGCGCGACGACATCCAGGCCGAGCTGGACCGCATGGCCAGCTCCAGCGGTGTCGAGGCCGAGCTGGAGCGCATGAAGCTCGAGCTGGGCGGCGGCGGGTCCTCCTCCACCCCGCAGATCGAGGGCGGCAACAGCGGCTCGGGACGGGGTGAGGGCGCGTGATCGTCCGCATCATGGGCGAGGGCCAGGTGGACCTCACCGACGCCGACCTCGACCTGCTCAACTCGTTCGACTCCGCCCTGGAGACGGCGATCGAGAAGGGTGACGAGGCCGCCTTCCGCAAGGCGCTGCACGACCTGCTCGACAAGGTGCGCGAGCACGGGACGCCGCTGGCCGCCGACGCGCTGGAGCCCTCGCAGTTCATCCTGCCGCACGCCGACGCCGGCATGGACGAGGTCCGCCAGATGCTGCAGGACGACGGCCTGATCCCGGGCTAGGGCCGCTTCCCGGGTCCGGGCCGTTTCGCCGGTCTCCGCCACCACCGTCCTCGGCGGGGCCGGCTCGGTGCCTGCGCATGCTGTTCCGGAGCCGCCGCGACCTCCCGGTCGCGGCGGCTCCGGCGTGTTCACGTGCGGTTTTCACCCCTTTCTCACCTTCGCGAACTAGACTCCGAGGCGTCCGGACCAGTGGGAGGGGCGCAGCGCATGGCGGGTTCCAAGTTCACTCCTGACCGAGGCCTGACCGGCCGGATGGCCCTCACCATGTTCCTGTTGGTCCTGGTGTACGTCGCCTTCGTCGTGGGGCTGGTCGCCGTCGGGCTGAACATCTGGCTGGTCCTGGTCATCGTCCTCGCGTTCGCGCTGTTCAGCTACTTCTCCTCGGACCGGATCGCCATGTTCGCGATGGGAGCCAAGGAGGTCTCCCCCCAGCAGGCGCCCGAGCTGCACGCGCTCATCGACCGGCTGTGCGCCATGGCCGACATGCCCAAGCCCCGGGTGGGCGTCGCCGACACCGACGTGCCCAACGCCTTCGCCACCGGGCACAGCCGCAGGACCGCCGTCGTCTGCGTGACCACCGGTCTGATGCGCCGCCTGGACGGGCCGGAGCTGGAGGCGGTGCTGGCCCACGAGCTGTCCCACATCGCCCACCGCGACGTCACGGTCATGACCGTGGCCGGCTTCCTGGGCATCGTGGCCGGGTTCCTCACCCAGGCCGGGCTGCGCTTCGCCGCCTTCTCCGGGGCGAGCCGGGGGAACAACAACGGCCCGGCCCCGGCGGTGGTCGCCCTGCTGGTGGTGCTGGTCAGCGCCGTCGCGTGGGCGCTGAGCTTCCTGCTGACCCGGGCGCTGTCGCGCTACCGGGAGCTGGCGGCCGACCGGGCCGCCGCCTACCTCACCGGGCGCCCCTCGGTCCTGGGCAGCGCCCTGACCAAGATCACCGGCGACATGGCGCGGATCCCCAGCCGGGACCTGCGCCAGGTGGAGCCGTTCAACGCCTTCTTCTTCGCCCCGGCGTTCACCAAGGGGTTCAGCCTCAACAGCCTGATCGCCACCCATCCGCCGGTGGAGCGGCGCCTGGCGCAGCTCTCCGACATCTCCCGGCAGCTGGGCCGGGGCGCCTGAGATCCGTTCCCGCCGAGGAGGCAGTGTGAGTTTCTGGAGAGCCCTGCTGGGCCGGTCCGAGCCCGTCCGTCCCGACCTGGACGCCCTCTTCGGGCTGCCGTCGGCGGCGGTCACCCTGCGCGCGGCGGCCGGCTTCCGCCCCACCGGGACGGGGTCGGTCGCCTTCCGGCCAACGGAGGGGGCGGCCTTCGCCGACCTGGAGAAGGACATCACCGCGCTGCTGGAGGCCGGGGACGGGCCGCCGGTCGGCCAGGTCGCCGACGAGTACGGCTACACGTGGCTGGTGGTGCGCTCCGACCACCCGCCGACGGAGCAGGGCGAGGTCACCGACCCCGACATCACGGGGCTGGTCACCTCGCTGCACGCGGTCAACTCCACCCTGGAGGAGAACGGCTACGGGCCCTCGCTGCTGTGCTCGCTGGTGGGCTTCACCGACGGGCGGCGCTCGCTGGGCCTGGTCTACCTGTACAAGCGCGGGACCTTCTACCCGTTCGCGCCGCTGCCGGGGCAGCGCCGTGACAACGC is a window of Nocardiopsis changdeensis DNA encoding:
- a CDS encoding bifunctional adenosylcobinamide kinase/adenosylcobinamide-phosphate guanylyltransferase encodes the protein MTVDDRFRLRESGAVGPVPPDYSVTPTPDGILVASPGGGRLLYARSGPATLPAVPPVEAVPPGSGFASAPPQQVDMVIVDAAQRPETIGELRRSGVIGVTTAVVAVGGDHRVRSPAEFARRARLWGAFAPGDGHVMSCPPAVWPQSRPHGPHRVLITGGARSGKSVEAELRLLTEPKVSYVATGEPADPARDPEWAERVARHTARRPWWWETEETRDLPSLLKRARGAVLIDCLGTWLTAVMDEHGLWDEEPAPDAEERVEAEVHDLLEAWRATQAYAVAVTNEVGSGVVPATRSGRLFRDHLGRLNQWVAAESEEVVLVTAGRVLELP
- a CDS encoding PspA/IM30 family protein, which gives rise to MSVFQRLSMIFKSKANKALDSVEDPRETLDYSYQKQLELLQKVRRGVADVATSRKRVELQIQQLEQQSSKLENQGRAALTQGREDLAREALTRRSGLAQQIDGLREQHANLQGEEQKLTLAAQRLQAKVDAFRTRKETIKATYTAAQAQTQISEAFTGISEEMGDVGLAIQRAEDKTAQMQARAGAVDELLASGALDDVTGSGPRDDIQAELDRMASSSGVEAELERMKLELGGGGSSSTPQIEGGNSGSGRGEGA
- a CDS encoding aldo/keto reductase family protein, translating into MEFRHLGKSGLAVSEIAYGNWITHGSQVEEDAAVACVRAALDAGITTFDTADVYARGKAEEVLGRALKGERRDGLEIFSKVYWPMGPGKNDRGLSRKHIIRGVEDTLRRLGTDYLDLYQAHRFDHGAPLEETLRAFEDLVRQGKVLYVGVSEWNAEQIERALKIADESGFDRIVSNQPQYNMLWRVIESEVVPVSRREGLGQVVWSPIAGGILTGKYKPGAPLPENTRATDPNSKHFIADRVGDQELLERVQKLAPLAAEAGLTLPQLAVAWVLQNDNVSTAIVGATRPEQVRDNVQAAGVKLDAELLARIDEILGDSVDRDPALTRSPEDIRA
- a CDS encoding adenosylcobinamide-GDP ribazoletransferase; translated protein: MSGTAGAGARLAVGTFTVVPVRVERVDRAAARWAMLWAPALGAAAGALTGALAAAGTAAGLPPALAALLGVGAGALFTRGLHLDGLADLADGLGSARPAAGALEVMRRSDIGPFGVITLIVVLGAQVLALGRLAEVSPWAALAGAVAAGAAGRTAITWACTPGVPAARPEGLGALVAGTVPVAGAAAATACALAVCALGLVRGPAFAAACAVAFVAGLAGAALLRRRAVRRLGGVTGDVLGALAETAATVALVVLTGAAAWL
- the pspAA gene encoding PspA-associated protein PspAA → MIVRIMGEGQVDLTDADLDLLNSFDSALETAIEKGDEAAFRKALHDLLDKVREHGTPLAADALEPSQFILPHADAGMDEVRQMLQDDGLIPG
- the htpX gene encoding zinc metalloprotease HtpX, which translates into the protein MAGSKFTPDRGLTGRMALTMFLLVLVYVAFVVGLVAVGLNIWLVLVIVLAFALFSYFSSDRIAMFAMGAKEVSPQQAPELHALIDRLCAMADMPKPRVGVADTDVPNAFATGHSRRTAVVCVTTGLMRRLDGPELEAVLAHELSHIAHRDVTVMTVAGFLGIVAGFLTQAGLRFAAFSGASRGNNNGPAPAVVALLVVLVSAVAWALSFLLTRALSRYRELAADRAAAYLTGRPSVLGSALTKITGDMARIPSRDLRQVEPFNAFFFAPAFTKGFSLNSLIATHPPVERRLAQLSDISRQLGRGA
- the lpdA gene encoding dihydrolipoyl dehydrogenase, translating into MSESGGTFDLVVLGGGSGGYAAALRAAELDMNVVLIEKDKLGGTCLHRGCIPTKALLHSAEVADSAKESENFGVKATFEGIDIEAVHKYKDKVINGLHKGLTGLIKSRKITVVEGEGRLTGKDEVTVGDAVYKGRAVLLATGSQPKTLGLEIDGEKVMTSDQALGLDRVPGSVVVLGGGVIGVEFASVWRSYGAEVTIVEALPHLVPVEEESSSKLLERAFRKRGIKYELGTPFESVKTTDSGVTVTLQGGKTLEAEVLLVAIGRGPVSAGLGYEEQGISLDRGFVTVDENLHTGVGNIYAVGDLIPTLQLAHVGFAEGIFVAEHLAGLNPAPIDYDGVPRVTYCEPEVASVGLTTKAAKERGLEVVEMNYNLAGNGKSQILQTQGAVKVIAEKDGPVLGVHMVGSRVGELIAEGQLIYNWEALPSEVAQLIHPHPSQSEALGEAHLALAGKPLHVHD
- the pspAB gene encoding PspA-associated protein PspAB, encoding MSFWRALLGRSEPVRPDLDALFGLPSAAVTLRAAAGFRPTGTGSVAFRPTEGAAFADLEKDITALLEAGDGPPVGQVADEYGYTWLVVRSDHPPTEQGEVTDPDITGLVTSLHAVNSTLEENGYGPSLLCSLVGFTDGRRSLGLVYLYKRGTFYPFAPLPGQRRDNALELQAEAAIGGDLPLESDRSRWFPVYGAPGL
- a CDS encoding DUF3043 domain-containing protein is translated as MTGYPEGVFRRRSASADTDSKTTESASPEASEATQPKGYTPKKGVPTPKRKESESNPRKLVKAPETRKEAYEIHRARSERKRGVSKVSSGGLKGVPADEARFYRPADLGPARRYARDLVDSRRTLSEFFLPLSIVIILLIMVPSPIFQVGVAYVAWPLMMVSLIIEGVFTSRRVKREAAEHYPDDDMLRGIGWYAVMRQIQFRRLRLPKPKVKVGEVPVPH